The nucleotide sequence ACAGGACACTAGGATGCCGCAACCTTATTTAATATCATATGATAAATGTCTACATGGCATAGTACTAGGAGTCTCTTAACATACTTGTACATTGACTTGATAGTTGATACATTAAAGGCAAATAAACTTGACAGATACCAATCTTGCTTTCATATTCTCTTTAATCTCTTTTTGGCTTCCCCTCTTTTATTCGGCTAGGAAGTAGGATTCCCAAGTATACATGGCAATATTATATCATGGGCAAGTTTGATCAGAGACCTGCAGAAACTAAGGTTGAGAAGAAAGTTGAACTATATACCACTGCAGCACTGCTATGTTTTCTTAAGATAAAATAAACATATATTCactttttactcttttttttactCTCTTCCTTCAGTAGATAGAGTATGGAGCTCAGTTTGTGTAGATCCACCACTAAATCTAATGGGAGAGGAGAGTGAGCTTTCCCAAAAGGACCAATTAAATGTAATACAAAAAAGTTAAATTCCTATGCAGAATTCAAAAAAGAGATACCTAACTAGCAGCACTCTTGTTTTCCTTTATGAAGTTCACCACAACTGAGGCTAACTCAGCTTGATTATCAGTGTATACATGATTTGCACCTTCTATGATATGTAACTTGTGATTAGGTAGGATCTTGGCAAACTCAAATGCATCTCCAACAGGGATTATTTCGTCCGCAGAACCATGAACTGTTAATACCCTGCCATGCAATAAACGCGGCTAAGTAGCTTTACATTCACATCTAACAAAAAATTGTTGAATCTTGAATCATTTACTTGATAGGGGAAAGGTTTTCACTAACCTACAGTCTTTGTCAATTTTCTGGCACTGTTCATGCATATTTATGTTTAACCGCTCCTTCAAACTTTCCTCAGTCAAACGAAAATCAACAGTTCCTACAATATATGTGTTTACCTGGACATAGTTATGATGAAATAAATGTGTGTGTGCAAGAAAGAGATGCCATCTTGTTATAATACTGAATAACTATGTTTCCATCATTTGCTATGTTCTCATCTAAACTCAGGAACCTGAATATGTTAGTTTCATGATTCTATATCAATCTCAGCATCAAAGAACATGGGGATGAAAAGGCGAGTAACCTGACTTCGACTTCAACTCGATAAAACCTTCCTTACTGATTTTTTCCATGAAGTCTTTTCCAAAACGTTCTTCGAGGCCTCCATTCATAGCGTATCGCCCTGAGAGGTTGACAACTGTTTTGATGTCATGATACTTCGAAGCATAAAGAAGCACTTCATTAGCTCCTGCATCAAGTTACAGAGATTATTCAACACAACCTCAGAAAAGACACAGAAATTAATGTTTCAGTGACACAAATATGTAAATGTAAGGTAACAAATTCTCTTCCACTGGATATGGATTCACTTGAACATCTATAATATGAACAATTAGACAACAATTCAACAAACCTTTGCTGTGTCCAATAATCGCGCTAACCGTACGGTTTTCTTTGTGAAAATGTTGGATTACAGAATGTATATCTTCAATTTCCCCTAAATAGTTAGCAAAATCAAAGGATCCTTCACTTTCCCTATAAGGAAAAAAATCAAAATGTAATAGTGAAAGTGAAAGAACAGTATACTTTACTAGTTTGGTGTAAAGATGCACAAACAAAAAAGAGAGCAAAGAATTCATATACCCGTTTCCGGTAAAATCAAATCGGAAAGCACTGATTCCAGCATTCTGTAGTGCAGCAGCAAGGTTCACCATGATAGCATGATCCTGCAGATAACAGTCACAAAAAACTGAATCGCAATTAGTAATTTCCAATAACACTTGAACAGTAATAACAAAATAGTTGGTTCTccataagaggaaagaaaagtaACCTTGGAAGCTTGAAGACCATGGCATAGGATAACAATCTCAGGGGTTCCAGAATCATGCAATATCCCCACTAATTTATTGCCATGCTTGTTTGGAATTATCACTTTCTTCTGCCCCACAGCTTCTGCCATAATCCAAGTTCAAGTTCAGGGATCTTCTGGATTTCCTTTGCTGCTAGGGATATATCAGATTGGAAACTGGATTATATATTAAAAAGGCTTGAAAAGTTGAGTTACTGTGATTGAGAGTAAGCATGGGTCCAAAAATTTTAGAATATGGCAATTATCTTGTTattaataaataagaatttaattttgataaaaataatcacATAACACCATattagtaaaaggaaaagtatgaGAAGCTAATCAAATATTTGTATAATGGAgatttagagagtattagagatataatcattagtgttacctttttttcatcagctgaagcttttgggatgagtggtatcatgacatggtattagagttctagatctctaatactcggatggttattctagatagtatggagatgttcattttgtaactcatataGCCCATTGTAGCTTTTATATTAACTGCCTGAATGATTATCTAAAAAAACAAGAGTGAATATCCCCACCTGACCCCTaataattatctcgaaaggacaacgagttCTCAAAAAAAAACACACTCAATCTGGCCTCAGATTTTTTTTTGACTGATTAGCCCCTGTACTAAAAAAACAATATTGACTTTTTTTTGGTACAAGAGTCTCGTTGTCTTTTCGAGTTAATTGTCAAagatctgttttttttttttgtcaagaacTTCATTGTCTTTCGAGATAATTATGAGGAGTTGTTTTGCgtttttttcaaaaaaacaatGGTGATTGCATTAATTGTGTAATGATCattaaaaaaattgtgtttaCACGATAACATTGATATTTTTAGAATATTAAATATGTCAAATAAGATCGTTTTTATTTAATGATCTAAAAACATCTAAATGTATATTTGATTGGAGGAAGTTCATTATAAGAATATTTTATCCACACTTAGATTGTAGTACTTGTTAAGACATTTGACATTGGGCAATTACTGTGCTCCAAGATCGTGGGAACTGCTACAACTTCCCATTGAACCATCAAATTTAGATATTCCTTTGGAATAACTGTATAGTCAAAACGGCTTTATATTATTTGGATGAGATCAAATTTTTTGAAGCCACTGATAAATAGGAAAAGTTAACTTCGAAATCAATCCATCCAGGTTCTAAGGGACTTCCAAAAAAAAATTGCTAACTTATATTCCAAAATTATATTTTAagagtataataataataaaattttaattttttatatatttaatatattaaaaatataaacaaattaNNNNNNNNNNNNNNNNNNNNNNNNNNNNNNNNNNNNNAAaactttttttaatataatttttaatctAAAAGAACCTTTTTTATTCCTCCCTCTCTCTTTtacttgatttttttttacgGTTGTTTTACTTGAAAATATTTTGAACGTAAAAATTTCTCCCAGATTTACTATTAAACTTCGTCTAGGTATCACATAGCATATTCAAAAATCATGTCACGCTTTGTGAGCAATGAATGGCATAAGGCTAACACATTAAGTTCAGTAGTTCACGCAACAAATAACCATATATAATCCAAAAACCAATTTTGCTTTTgctttcatcattttcatcagGAAAGCTAAAATAGGTGGTAGCATAGGAAGTTGTGGTCTAATTTACCATGAGGTAATTGTCAAATGTGTTATGCACATCAGAGGCAAATAACCATTGCAGTCATTATTTACTCTATGATTGATTTACTGATTAAGCAGAAAAAATATGAGAGCTCCAGCACTTGTAGAAGAAGATCATCATGAGCAGGTTCAACCGGGGGCCAAAATGTGTCATTAGCAGCAAATTCAGCTGGCCATAAACTGTTACTGTTGAGATCAACAAGAATTATATCAATACAAAAACGGatattaacaacaacaacaacaacaaagccttgtcccactaagtggggtcggctacatgaattaaactacgccattgtgctctgtcatgtatcatgtctacagagagactgtTTACATATAGATCTCTacagagaataaaaaaaaaaaggatatcagggaataaaaaaaagggggggagAGAAAAAGAAGGTTCAATTCATAACACTGAACTGCTAGCAAAGGCAAAAGCATACCTAGCTATCAGCACCACCATCTTGGTGCAAGTTTTCCTTTATGAAGTTCACGACAACTGAGGTTAACTCATCTTGATGCTTAGTGTATGGATGATCAGCACCTTCTATGATATGTAACTTGTGGATTGGTATAATCTTGGCAAACTCCAATGCATCTTGAACAGGAATAACAGTGTCTGAAGAACCATGAACTGTAAGGACCCTGTCATACATTATGTGATTTCAGATTAGCTACATCTATGTGTTAAGGTTATTTTCATACCATTACTACTAATTTTCATTTGCAGTATAACCTTCCAAGCAAAATCATCTTTCACGTATGGAATTATATATATCACACTCATTCATAATTTATCTACTCGAAATAACTCCTGTATGTTCTTTGCATGGTAGATTATGTTTTTGTTCATACCATACATAAGTTTGCATTCTGCAATGAATTCACCACTTGATTAGGGGGGAATCAAAATGAAACAATTTTTTATTTGTCACATAAGATATTTAACCTTGCAAGCTGCATATCTGATTTGTAGTCATTATCCTACATTTCATTGCCTCtgctttataattttttatttcttaaacaGAGACCATGTAAATTCAACAAACAAATTTATGAACAAAAGAATGTGCAACAAGTGGCAGAAGGGTGAAGCAGAAGAGAGAAGACAAGATTTTTCTCTGACCTGCAATCTTTATCAATGTTAAGGCATGCTTCATGCATATTTGTACCGAAGCGATCCATCAAACTTTCCTCCGTCACACGGTAATTAAAATTTACTGCAACAGCAAATTCCCTCATATTCATATAATCATAAAGATAAAAGATAAGCATGTACCTATGTAGGGTAATGAGAAATCTGCGGACACTGAATTTTTTGTTAAATATCTCTCACAACCTCATCCAATCTTAGAGGAATTGAAACAGCATGATCAATTGACAGGTTACCTGACTTATTCTTCACATCAATGAAACCGTCCTTCTTAATTCTTTCCATATAATCTTTTCCAAGTCTTTCTTCAACTCCTGCCTTCAGATCATAGCGTCCAGAGATGTTGACAACTAATTTAACATCATCATATTTAGAAGCATAAAGAAGCACCACTCCACCTCCTGCACCAAGAGTCCAAGATACAGCAACAGCTAATTATGAGTACAGTTTGTATAAAaaaaagaggaatgctaggggaccagcaacttttgtgatttgtagccattaaatagccatcaatgatggttttaatggtgtgagatgggtgtgagatttcatccaatggctcacttttctttgctggttacatgctggccagaatttaacaaagttgctggccctctagacttttcctaaataaaaattaaaaaaaataaatttatgaaGATGTACCAGTTATTTGGTTCTGAAAACCACACCAGTAAGTTAGGTTTCATCAAGTACAAATGGAAAGCAAATGACCATTCACATTGAGTAGGAGTGAAGAGCATTTCATCAATCTTACCTCACCTCATATTAAACCTGGTTTAAGGAAATATAACAAAGAACTGTGTAATACTACTTTTCTTAATACTATATCAAAACGGATGACCATCACCGAGTTCCTCTGTACCATATCTTTGCCTAGAATCTCAGAAATATAAGCTGAAGTTTCAATTTCAACATACATGTCAACCATGGTGATGCTAGAAGATTCAATGAGTTATAAGGTGCCAATCAAAGGAGGCATATTCTGCTTCTATCTCAGAAACAACACAACTTTGAAGGTTTCTGTCTTTACAACCAAACCAGCAGATGGAacaaacaagaagaagaacaattatTATATCATTGGTTACATAATTGATCAATGAACATATCAACATACCTTTACTGTGCCCAACAATTGCAGCAACAACACGGTTTAATCCGCGGAAGTATTGAGTCACGGCATGTAAATCATCAGCCTCCTTCCAATAGTGACCATACTGAAATGTACCATCACTTTCTCTAAAATGAAAATCCAAAGCCATATAGATTGAATTAGCACAACATGATGAGATAGCAGGAATTTCAGTACATATAACAATTTACAGCCATACAAAATGgatccactagcctaagtttgtTTACCGGCACAAGACACTGAGATACAGAgacataaaattatatttgacagATGAGATATAAACAGAGGCATTATGTtcgtctatactgaaatagtatATTTTGTGTCCATCTAAAACGAAAGACACTAACAAGAGaccacttattttttattttttctttcatgatTCTTATTACGTTTTCAActtttcataattatatattttattattatatttttttctcaaattttttaaataaaaaaaataataataaattaagctttcgtaatttatcctaatttattaccaaataaattagaagaacactaatttttatatttgtgTATTTTGCGTCTTATTTTGTCCTGTTCTCCTAACCAAATGCAGCCTTAAAGATTTGTAATCAGTGTTTATACCTAATTCTGTATATTTCTAGGTATACTACTAAACGTACCCGTTTCCAGAAAAATCAAAGCGGAAGGAACTGATTCTAGCATTTTCAAATGCAGCAGCAAGGTTCACAATGGAAGTGGCTTCCtgaagatagaaaataaaaatatattgaaTCCATAAATAGAGCTGAAGAACATAATACGTACATGTATGAAAGAAAAGCTTCACTTTAGTGGAGCGAAAACCATGACACAAGACTACAACGTCCTTGCTTCCAGAATCATGGAATATTCCCACTAACTTTTCACCGTGCTTGTTAGGTACTACGATTCTTTGCTGCAACGACATGTTGATGGTGTAGTTTAAGGGTTTTATGGTTCTACTTCTTCGTGTGAGTAATGGAAGCTGGGAATGGGAATTGAAGAGGAGTGACTGAGCATTTAGCACAACGGTATCCATTGCCAATTTAGGTGTGGAAACAGGCCAGGCCTCATATAATTAANNNNNNNNNNNNNNNNNNNNNNNNNNNNNNNNNNNNNNNNNNNNNNNNNNNNNNNNNNNNNNNNNNNNNNNNNNNNNNNNNNNNNNNNNNNNNNNNNNNNNNNNNNNNNNNNNNNNNNNNNNNNNNNNNNNNNNNNNNN is from Arachis ipaensis cultivar K30076 chromosome B01, Araip1.1, whole genome shotgun sequence and encodes:
- the LOC107643155 gene encoding uncharacterized protein LOC107643155 isoform X1, with amino-acid sequence MAEAVGQKKVIIPNKHGNKLVGILHDSGTPEIVILCHGLQASKDHAIMVNLAAALQNAGISAFRFDFTGNGYMNSLLSFLFVHLYTKLVKYTVLSLSLLHFDFFPYRESEGSFDFANYLGEIEDIHSVIQHFHKENRTVSAIIGHSKGANEVLLYASKYHDIKTVVNLSGRYAMNGGLEERFGKDFMEKISKEGFIELKSKSGTVDFRLTEESLKERLNINMHEQCQKIDKDCRVLTVHGSADEIIPVGDAFEFAKILPNHKLHIIEGANHVYTDNQAELASVVVNFIKENKSAAS
- the LOC107643155 gene encoding uncharacterized protein LOC107643155 isoform X3, whose translation is MAEAVGQKKVIIPNKHGNKLVGILHDSGTPEIVILCHGLQASKDHAIMVNLAAALQNAGISAFRFDFTGNGESEGSFDFANYLGEIEDIHSVIQHFHKENRTVSAIIGHSKGANEVLLYASKYHDIKTVVNLSGRYAMNGGLEERFGKDFMEKIRTVDFRLTEESLKERLNINMHEQCQKIDKDCRVLTVHGSADEIIPVGDAFEFAKILPNHKLHIIEGANHVYTDNQAELASVVVNFIKENKSAAS
- the LOC107643155 gene encoding uncharacterized protein LOC107643155 isoform X2 is translated as MAEAVGQKKVIIPNKHGNKLVGILHDSGTPEIVILCHGLQASKDHAIMVNLAAALQNAGISAFRFDFTGNGESEGSFDFANYLGEIEDIHSVIQHFHKENRTVSAIIGHSKGANEVLLYASKYHDIKTVVNLSGRYAMNGGLEERFGKDFMEKISKEGFIELKSKSGTVDFRLTEESLKERLNINMHEQCQKIDKDCRVLTVHGSADEIIPVGDAFEFAKILPNHKLHIIEGANHVYTDNQAELASVVVNFIKENKSAAS
- the LOC107643180 gene encoding uncharacterized protein LOC107643180 — its product is MDTVVLNAQSLLFNSHSQLPLLTRRSRTIKPLNYTINMSLQQRIVVPNKHGEKLVGIFHDSGSKDVVVLCHGFRSTKEATSIVNLAAAFENARISSFRFDFSGNGESDGTFQYGHYWKEADDLHAVTQYFRGLNRVVAAIVGHSKGGGVVLLYASKYDDVKLVVNISGRYDLKAGVEERLGKDYMERIKKDGFIDVKNKSVNFNYRVTEESLMDRFGTNMHEACLNIDKDCRVLTVHGSSDTVIPVQDALEFAKIIPIHKLHIIEGADHPYTKHQDELTSVVVNFIKENLHQDGGADS